A region from the Hylaeus volcanicus isolate JK05 chromosome 6, UHH_iyHylVolc1.0_haploid, whole genome shotgun sequence genome encodes:
- the LOC128878185 gene encoding probable palmitoyltransferase ZDHHC24: MIMRKKIWPRTLSDFLSMTFILAIVPLLYWFELWVVLPTVHESETLLYIGHFLFGNFIMLNIVGNFTYTVFCDTSTRRDIMPISAANTKDGWRLCATCETLAPPRSWHCPICDICILKRDHHCIFTGCCIGHYNHRYFIMFLLYLFIATTYSFCYNNIFIWNRIHFEFPMSIIKIIFPLAIFVFGFDGSIDQFYLLLYIVSVVGMLYTGVLCIYHFRLILNGSIANESNKRIYIYNLGWKQNVKEVLGDRWYLTWIIPYVTSQLPHNGVVWDTSNSWQYANSKNK, translated from the coding sequence ATGATTATGCGAAAAAAAATCTGGCCTCGCACATTAAGTGACTTCCTTTCGATGACTTTTATATTAGCAATTGTGCCTCTGTTATATTGGTTTGAATTATGGGTGGTTTTGCCTACAGTGCATGAAAGTGaaacattattatacattGGACATTTTCTCTTTGGAAACTTTATCATGCTGAACATAGTTGGAAATTTCACATACACAGTTTTCTGTGACACCAGTACCAGAAGAGATATCATGCCAATAAGTGCTGCGAATACTAAAGATGGTTGGAGGCTGTGTGCTACTTGCGAAACTCTTGCACCCCCACGTTCATGGCACTGCCCGATATgtgatatttgtattttaaaaagggACCACCATTGCATTTTCACTGGTTGTTGTATTGGTCACTATAACCATCGATACTTCATCATGTTTCtgctatatttatttatagcaaCAACATACAgtttttgttataataatatttttatttggaatcgAATTCATTTTGAGTTTCCTAtgtcaattataaaaattatttttccattagCAATATTCGTTTTTGGATTCGATGGATCCAtagatcaattttatttacttttgtacATTGTATCTGTAGTAGGAATGTTATACACAGGTGTCCTGTGTATTTACCACTTTCGTTTAATACTTAATGGTAGTATAGCtaatgaaagtaataaaagaatttatatatataatttagggtggaaacaaaatgtaaaagagGTGTTAGGCGATCGGTGGTATTTAACATGGATAATTCCTTATGTAACATCTCAATTACCACATAATGGTGTAGTATGGGATACATCAAACTCGTGGCAATATgctaattctaaaaataaataa